A region of Bombilactobacillus folatiphilus DNA encodes the following proteins:
- the secA gene encoding preprotein translocase subunit SecA, protein MANPIKKWVESDKREVNRMGRIADKVEVYADEYAQLSDSALQAKTPAFKERLQHGETLDDLLPEAFATAREAAKRVLGLYPFRVQLIGGITLHEGNIAEMKTGEGKTLTATLPVYLNALSGKGVHVVTVNEYLSQRDAEEMGQLYNWLGLSVGLNLNSKDSEEKRAAYNCDITYSTNSELGFDYLRDNMVVYKDQMVQRPLNYAIVDEVDSILIDEARTPLIISGQAEQSTALYLRADRFVKSLNEVDYKIDWPTKTIGLTESGIKKGEKTFALKNLYDIDNTLLNHHIDQALRANYIMELDKDYVVNDKKIMIVDSFTGRVMEGRRFSDGLHQAIEAKEGVPIQDETKTMANITYQNFFRMYDKLSGMTGTAKTEEEEFREIYNMEVITIPTNKPIARIDYPDVLYPTLNSKFKAVIADIKERHAKGQPILVGTVAVETSEYLSQQLNKAHIPHSVLNAKNHAKEAEIISRAGQRGAVTIATNMAGRGTDIKLGPGVREIGGLCVIGTERHESRRIDNQLRGRSGRQGDPGATIFYMSLEDDLMKRFGSEKIKKVLSAFKVDDDDAVIQSHMITRQVESAQKRVEGNNYDTRKNTLQYDDVMREQREVIYKQRMQVITEEKSLKDVLMPMMQRTIKSAIDARTNGEEKDWDLDGIYDFAITVLTSPQQLKRSDLDHKIADELYQLFDQLVQENYDQKQHQLQDEQQMLEFQKVVILRVVDEHWTNHIDAMDQLRQSIGLRGYGQMNPLVEYQEEGFRMFESMVAQIEYDVTQLFMKAEIRENAQR, encoded by the coding sequence ATGGCGAATCCAATAAAAAAATGGGTGGAAAGCGATAAGCGCGAAGTTAACCGCATGGGTCGAATTGCGGATAAAGTTGAAGTTTACGCTGACGAATACGCACAACTTTCTGATTCTGCATTGCAAGCTAAAACCCCAGCATTTAAAGAACGATTACAACACGGTGAAACGTTAGATGATTTATTACCTGAAGCTTTTGCGACAGCCCGTGAAGCGGCCAAGCGCGTTTTGGGTCTGTATCCATTTCGGGTACAATTAATTGGTGGTATTACTTTGCATGAAGGTAATATTGCTGAAATGAAAACTGGTGAAGGTAAGACTTTAACGGCAACTTTACCGGTTTATTTGAATGCGTTAAGTGGCAAGGGTGTTCACGTGGTCACCGTGAACGAGTACTTGTCACAACGTGACGCTGAAGAAATGGGTCAGTTGTATAATTGGCTTGGTTTAAGCGTTGGCTTGAATTTGAATTCGAAGGATTCAGAGGAAAAACGAGCAGCTTATAATTGCGATATCACCTATTCCACTAACAGTGAATTAGGTTTTGATTATTTGCGTGACAATATGGTCGTTTATAAAGATCAGATGGTGCAGCGACCGTTAAATTATGCGATTGTTGATGAAGTGGATTCAATTTTGATTGATGAAGCGCGGACACCATTAATTATTTCGGGACAAGCTGAGCAATCAACTGCTTTATATCTACGTGCTGATCGTTTTGTCAAATCTTTGAATGAAGTTGATTATAAAATTGATTGGCCCACTAAGACGATTGGTTTAACCGAAAGTGGTATTAAAAAAGGTGAAAAAACTTTTGCGTTAAAGAATTTGTACGATATTGATAATACTTTATTAAATCACCATATTGATCAAGCTTTACGGGCTAATTACATTATGGAATTAGATAAAGATTATGTGGTTAACGATAAAAAAATCATGATCGTTGATTCCTTTACGGGGCGGGTCATGGAAGGTCGACGCTTTTCCGATGGTTTGCATCAAGCGATTGAAGCTAAAGAAGGTGTGCCCATTCAGGATGAAACCAAAACGATGGCGAACATCACCTATCAAAACTTCTTTAGAATGTATGACAAGTTATCAGGAATGACCGGAACGGCCAAAACGGAAGAAGAAGAATTCCGAGAAATTTATAATATGGAAGTTATTACGATTCCGACGAATAAGCCTATTGCGAGAATTGATTATCCTGATGTTTTGTATCCTACTTTGAATAGTAAGTTTAAAGCAGTCATTGCTGACATTAAGGAACGCCATGCCAAGGGGCAACCGATTTTAGTCGGAACAGTTGCTGTGGAAACTTCTGAATATTTATCACAGCAGTTAAACAAGGCACATATCCCACATTCGGTCTTAAATGCCAAGAATCATGCCAAAGAAGCTGAGATTATTTCGCGTGCCGGTCAAAGGGGTGCCGTAACGATTGCTACGAACATGGCTGGTCGGGGAACTGATATCAAATTAGGACCTGGAGTGCGTGAAATTGGTGGTCTCTGTGTGATTGGTACTGAAAGACACGAATCACGGCGGATTGATAATCAGTTACGAGGACGTTCGGGACGTCAAGGTGATCCGGGCGCAACTATTTTTTATATGTCTTTAGAGGACGATTTGATGAAACGTTTTGGTTCTGAGAAAATCAAAAAAGTTTTATCAGCGTTTAAAGTTGATGATGATGATGCGGTCATTCAAAGTCATATGATTACGCGCCAAGTGGAGTCAGCTCAAAAACGAGTTGAAGGTAATAATTACGATACTCGTAAGAACACTTTACAGTATGACGATGTTATGCGGGAACAACGTGAAGTTATTTACAAGCAGCGCATGCAAGTTATTACCGAAGAAAAAAGTTTAAAAGACGTTTTGATGCCAATGATGCAACGAACTATTAAAAGCGCAATTGATGCGCGGACTAACGGTGAAGAAAAAGATTGGGACTTAGATGGTATTTATGATTTTGCTATTACCGTTTTAACCAGTCCTCAGCAGTTAAAACGTTCAGATTTGGATCATAAAATAGCGGATGAATTGTATCAATTATTTGATCAATTAGTTCAAGAAAATTATGATCAAAAACAACATCAGCTTCAAGATGAACAACAAATGTTAGAATTTCAAAAAGTAGTAATTTTGCGCGTGGTCGATGAACATTGGACCAATCATATTGATGCGATGGATCAATTGCGTCAATCAATTGGTTTACGTGGGTATGGACAGATGAATCCTTTGGTGGAATATCAAGAAGAGGGTTTTCGAATGTTTGAAAGTATGGTTGCTCAAATTGAATACGATGTGACGCAACTATTCATGAAAGCGGAAATTCGTGAGAATGCTCAAAGATAA
- the hpf gene encoding ribosome hibernation-promoting factor, HPF/YfiA family has product MLTINVRGENIEVTDAIRNYVEKRLSNLNKYFKDVDRPIAHVNLKVYSDKTSKVEVTIPLPYLILRAEKTDSDMYKGIDAVFEKLERQIRKYKTRINRKSREKGIKDFDLTGPDVLTENEDSSKELPIVRTKRVSLKPMDAQEAVLQMDMLGHNFFVFEDAQTNGTSIVYKRKDGRYGLIETDE; this is encoded by the coding sequence ATGTTAACAATTAATGTCCGTGGAGAAAATATTGAAGTAACTGATGCAATCCGTAATTACGTTGAAAAACGTTTAAGTAATTTAAACAAGTATTTTAAAGATGTGGATCGACCAATTGCACATGTGAATTTAAAAGTTTATAGTGATAAGACCTCCAAAGTTGAAGTAACTATTCCGTTGCCGTATTTGATTTTACGTGCGGAAAAGACTGATTCCGATATGTATAAGGGAATTGATGCTGTTTTTGAAAAATTAGAGCGGCAAATTCGGAAGTATAAAACTAGAATTAATCGTAAATCGCGTGAAAAGGGAATTAAAGATTTTGATTTGACAGGACCGGACGTTCTGACAGAAAATGAAGATAGTTCCAAAGAACTACCTATTGTACGAACAAAGCGGGTTTCCTTAAAACCAATGGATGCTCAAGAAGCTGTTTTACAGATGGATATGTTGGGTCATAATTTCTTTGTATTTGAAGATGCCCAAACCAATGGTACAAGTATTGTTTATAAGCGTAAAGATGGTCGGTACGGTTTGATTGAAACAGATGAGTAA
- a CDS encoding ComF family protein, whose translation MVERCLLCQSAIIFELKPSQILGLQAIDPLPICQQCLQEFSFITPPYCPKCFKPNTQDICHDCQLWQQQGYQDLTHQALFRYNEAMHDYFKRYKRYGDYQLRNCFQKLLAHKLHTVKGPVIYIPSAKDHLQQRQFDPVVGLFKDLVTLTPALVKLPTPQAQAQKNRQERLQTPQFLRFNQRFNSILQAPQILIVDDIYTTGRTILHAYDCLRQVGFQGKISSFSLAR comes from the coding sequence ATGGTTGAAAGGTGTTTACTTTGTCAAAGTGCAATTATTTTCGAATTGAAGCCTAGTCAAATTCTAGGTCTGCAAGCAATTGATCCTTTACCAATATGTCAACAATGCTTACAAGAATTTAGTTTTATAACCCCGCCATATTGTCCAAAATGTTTTAAGCCAAATACGCAAGATATTTGCCATGATTGTCAATTGTGGCAACAACAAGGTTATCAAGACTTAACCCATCAAGCGTTGTTTCGATATAATGAAGCGATGCATGATTATTTTAAACGTTACAAACGCTATGGAGATTATCAGTTGCGCAACTGCTTTCAGAAATTACTTGCGCATAAATTGCATACTGTCAAAGGTCCGGTGATCTATATTCCTAGTGCTAAAGATCATTTGCAACAAAGACAGTTTGATCCAGTTGTTGGCTTGTTCAAAGATTTAGTGACCTTAACCCCAGCATTGGTCAAATTACCGACACCACAAGCCCAGGCACAAAAAAACCGTCAAGAACGATTACAGACGCCTCAATTTCTAAGATTTAATCAGCGCTTTAACTCTATTTTACAGGCACCGCAAATTTTGATTGTTGATGATATTTATACAACTGGACGGACGATTTTACATGCATATGATTGCTTACGGCAAGTTGGTTTTCAGGGAAAGATTAGCTCATTTTCATTAGCTAGATAA
- a CDS encoding DEAD/DEAH box helicase family protein, producing the protein MLDTDQLSGRLMVTTADDPSPAKRPALIELKGDRFLCQRCRMINKRSAYSITKGLFYCPDCIALGRLTNQDYLLAFAEQNHFPKLVAPLSWQGKLTAAQAKIAQKLCQLENKQEDHLVWAVTGSGKTEMLFPVLQQAILKQERIAWVAPRIDVCNEIYPRLQQAFQAVSLQLMHGQNPHPYQYSQLLVCTIHQLLKFYRAFDLIILDECDSYPYVNNVMLHHALEQALKMDHCLLSLTATPSREYQKLMKQQLSYSVLNRRFHGQDLPVPKYCLITNVRFNKLNQRLQRIIKQLITQHQRFLLFVDSIKQAEQISNLLKIWLPNFQQTFVHAKDPKRQEKVQAFRKQKWSALVTTTVLERGVTFFDVDVLVWQADSKRFTMQSLIQIAGRAGRSIEHSDNQVWFFGETYNQNIVAAIQQIKRLNHG; encoded by the coding sequence ATGTTAGATACAGATCAATTGTCAGGTCGCTTGATGGTGACAACTGCAGATGATCCTTCTCCAGCAAAAAGACCAGCTCTCATTGAGCTTAAGGGGGATCGGTTTCTTTGTCAACGTTGTCGGATGATTAACAAACGTAGTGCTTATAGTATTACAAAAGGTTTGTTTTATTGTCCGGACTGCATTGCATTAGGACGGTTAACAAATCAAGATTATTTGTTGGCCTTTGCTGAACAAAATCATTTTCCAAAATTAGTGGCGCCCTTGTCTTGGCAAGGGAAGTTAACTGCCGCTCAAGCTAAAATTGCTCAAAAGTTATGTCAATTAGAAAATAAGCAAGAAGATCATTTAGTTTGGGCGGTTACAGGGAGCGGTAAAACGGAAATGTTATTTCCAGTTTTGCAGCAAGCCATTTTAAAACAAGAACGAATTGCTTGGGTAGCACCACGGATTGATGTTTGTAATGAGATTTATCCACGCTTGCAACAAGCTTTTCAAGCGGTCAGTTTGCAATTAATGCACGGACAGAATCCACATCCTTATCAATACTCGCAATTATTGGTCTGTACGATTCATCAATTATTAAAATTTTATCGTGCCTTTGATCTGATAATTTTGGATGAATGTGATTCATATCCATATGTAAATAACGTAATGTTGCATCATGCTTTGGAACAAGCATTGAAGATGGATCATTGCTTATTGTCGTTAACAGCTACACCGAGTCGTGAATATCAAAAGTTAATGAAACAACAATTAAGTTATAGTGTTTTAAATCGTCGATTTCACGGCCAAGATCTTCCAGTTCCTAAGTATTGTTTGATTACGAATGTTCGCTTTAATAAATTAAATCAACGGTTACAGCGAATCATTAAACAACTTATTACTCAACATCAACGTTTTTTGTTATTTGTGGATAGTATCAAACAAGCTGAACAGATTTCTAACTTATTAAAAATTTGGCTGCCTAATTTCCAACAGACATTTGTACACGCCAAAGATCCTAAACGTCAAGAAAAAGTGCAGGCATTTCGCAAACAAAAATGGTCTGCTTTAGTGACAACAACTGTTTTGGAACGTGGTGTGACATTTTTTGATGTTGATGTTTTAGTTTGGCAAGCTGATTCTAAGCGTTTTACAATGCAATCATTAATTCAAATTGCTGGACGGGCAGGGCGGAGCATTGAGCATAGTGATAATCAAGTTTGGTTTTTTGGTGAGACTTATAACCAAAATATTGTCGCAGCTATTCAACAGATTAAGCGTTTAAATCATGGTTGA
- a CDS encoding YigZ family protein → MRYITINKTTTNEIIIKKSKFITTVTHLTNVQEAQTFLDMIKKQHHKANHNCSAYLLASNQQHASDDGEPSGTAGIPILETLQSMEVVDTMAVVTRYFGGIKLGSGGLIRAYRQSVSEAIQKAGRVQKIYQQQLILTLTYKQFDQLQYWLNHQNITLANTTYTDNVTIELFVDKDATTILTQGLTNQLNAKIPIKLGKNTFRNIPYNKKDD, encoded by the coding sequence TTGCGCTATATTACGATCAATAAAACGACAACAAATGAAATTATTATCAAAAAATCAAAATTTATTACTACCGTCACCCATTTGACTAATGTGCAAGAAGCACAAACTTTCCTAGACATGATCAAGAAACAACATCACAAGGCCAATCATAATTGTAGTGCTTATTTATTAGCTAGTAACCAGCAACATGCTAGTGATGATGGCGAACCTAGTGGCACTGCGGGCATTCCCATTTTAGAAACTTTGCAATCTATGGAAGTCGTGGATACCATGGCCGTCGTAACTCGTTATTTTGGAGGTATCAAATTAGGGAGTGGCGGTCTTATTCGCGCCTATCGTCAAAGCGTCTCCGAAGCTATCCAAAAAGCTGGTCGTGTTCAAAAAATTTATCAACAACAATTAATTTTAACTTTAACTTATAAACAATTTGACCAATTGCAATACTGGCTGAATCACCAAAACATCACGCTTGCGAATACCACGTATACCGACAACGTCACAATTGAATTGTTCGTTGACAAAGATGCCACCACGATATTGACACAAGGACTGACTAATCAATTAAACGCCAAGATCCCTATCAAACTTGGTAAGAATACTTTTCGAAATATTCCATACAACAAAAAAGATGATTGA